A window of the Eulemur rufifrons isolate Redbay chromosome 6, OSU_ERuf_1, whole genome shotgun sequence genome harbors these coding sequences:
- the LOC138384885 gene encoding olfactory receptor 2AG2, with protein MELWNSTLGRGFILVGILSDSGSPELLCATLAVLYTLALTSNGLLLLVITMDARLHVPMYLLLGQLSLMDLLFTSVVTPKTLTDFLRRENIISFGGCALQMFLALTLGGAEDLLLAFMAYDRYVAICHPLNYMFLMRPRVCWLMVAISWILASLSALGHTMYTMHFPFCMSWEIRHLLCEIPSVLKLACADTSRYELMVYVTGVTFLLLPLSAIVSSYTLILITVLHMPSTEGRKKALITCSSHLTVVGMFYGAATFMYVLPSSFHSPKQDNIISVFYTIVTPALNPLIYSLRNKEVMGALRRVLGKHISPTQSTLWGGLMVSKIRSPKARRFLL; from the coding sequence ATGGAGCTCTGGAACTCCACCTTGGGAAGGGGCTTCATCTTGGTGGGGATCCTGAGTGACAGTGGTTCTCCAGAACTGCTCTGTGCTACACTTGCAGTCCTGTACACGTTGGCCCTGACCAGCAATGGCCTGCTGCTCCTGGTCATCACAATGGACGCCCGGCTCCACGTGCCCATGTACCTCCTGCTTGGGCAACTCTCTCTCATGGACCTCCTGTTCACATCTGTTGTCACTCCCAAGACTCTCACTGATTTTCTGCGCAGAGAAAACATCATCAGCTTTGGAGGCTGTGCCCTTCAGATGTTCCTGGCACTGACACTGGGTGGTGCAGAGGACCTCCTACTGGCCTTCATGGCCTATGACAGGTATGTGGCCATTTGTCATCCTCTGAACTACATGTTCCTCATGAGGCCAAGGGTCTGCTGGCTCATGGTGGCCATATCCTGGATCCTGGCATCCCTGAGTGCTCTAGGACATACCATGTACACCATGCACTTCCCTTTCTGCATGTCCTGGGAAATCAGGCACCTGCTGTGCGAGATCCCATCCGTGCTGAAGTTGGCCTGTGCTGATACCTCCAGATACGAGCTCATGGTGTATGTGACAGGTGTGACTTTCCTCTTGCTCCCCCTTTCTGCCATTGTTTCCTCCTACACACTAATCCTAATCACTGTGCTCCATATGCCCTCCactgaggggaggaagaaagccCTTATCACTTGCTCTTCCCACCTAACTGTGGTGGGGATGTTCTATGGAGCGGCCACATTCATGTATGTCCTGCCCAGTTCCTTCCACAGCCCCAAACAGGACAACATCATCTCTGTGTTCTACACAATTGTCACTCCAGCCCTGAATCCCctcatctacagcctgaggaataAGGAGGTCATGGGGGCCTTGAGAAGGGTCCTGGGAAAGCACATATCACCAACACAATCCACCCTCTGGGGAGGGCTCATGGTTTCCAAAATTCGTTCTCCTAAAGCCAGAAGATTTCTGCTATGA
- the LOC138384176 gene encoding olfactory receptor 2D3-like codes for MGEENQTHVNEFVFLGLSRDPQTQVLLFFLFLIIYLLTVLGNLLIIVLIHIDSRLHTLTYFFLRNLSFADLCFSTTTVPQVLVHFLVKRKTISFAGCSTQIVVLLLVGCTECAILAVMSYDRYVAVCKPLHYSTIMTHWACVRLAIGSWVSGAFVSLVDTTFTLRLPYRGNNIINHFFCEPPALLKLASVDTYSTEMAIFAMGVVILLAPVSLILVSYWNIISTVIQMQSGEGRLKVFFTCGSHLIVVVLFYGSAIFAYMRPNSKIMNEKDKTISVFYSAVTPMLNPIIYSLRNKDVKGALRRVTAK; via the coding sequence ATGGGAGAAGAGAACCAAACCCATGTGAATGAATTTGTCTTCCTGGGCCTTTCACGGGACCCACAGACACAAGTCctgctcttcttccttttcctgatCATCTACCTGCTGACTGTGCTGGGAAACCTGCTGATCATTGTACTCATTCACATTGACTCCAGACTCCACACACTCACGTACTTTTTCCTTAGAAACTTGTCCTTTGCTGATCTCTGTTTTTCTACTACCACAGTCCCCCAGGTGCTAGTCCACTTCCTGGTGAAGAGGAAAACCATTTCCTTTGCTGGATGCTCAACACAGATAGTAGTTTTACTTCTGGTTGGATGTACAGAGTGTGCAATTCTGGCGGTGATGTCCTATGACCGGTatgtggctgtctgcaagccccTGCACTACTCCACCATCATGACACATTGGGCCTGTGTCCGGCTGGCCATAGGGTCCTGGGTCAGTGGAGCATTTGTGTCTCTGGTGGACACCACATTCACATTGCGTCTGCCTTACCGAGGAAACAATATCATTAACCATTTTTTTTGTGAACCTCCTGCGCTCCTGAAGCTGGCTTCAGTGGACACATACAGCACAGAAATGGCCATCTTTGCAATGGGTGTGGTAATCCTCCTGGCTCCTGTCTCCCTCATCCTTGTCTCCTACTGGAATATTATCTCCACTGTGATCCAGATGCAGTCTGGGGAGGGAAGGCTCAAGGTCTTCTTCACCTGTGGTTCCCACCTCATTGTCGTTGTTCTCTTCTATGGCTCAGCAATATTTGCCTACATGAGGCCAAACTCCAAGATAATGAATGAAAAGGATAAAACGATCTCTGTGTTCTACTCAGCAGTGACACCCATGCTGAACCCCATCATCTATAGTCTGAGGAACAAGGATGTCAAAGGGGCTCTCAGGAGAGTAACTGCAAAATAG